A single region of the Silene latifolia isolate original U9 population chromosome 8, ASM4854445v1, whole genome shotgun sequence genome encodes:
- the LOC141595031 gene encoding uncharacterized protein LOC141595031, translating into MVYAFNGIYERAPLWYHLRRLAMHITGPWAIAGDFNCVLAATERVGGNTASTEIEPFRTCVEDCVLNIPKAIDALNTSTCGVDQRILSLQSEVLGIGLLQKKVQEMQEKLGKDPSNVQLINDEYEASNELREKYAARASFLSQKAKHQWVQQGDTNSSYFHGLLKKRRNRNTIVQIEDMNGKICNSPDQIHTAFLDYYQHLLGTSQETKKLHRKIIDQG; encoded by the exons ATGGTTTATGCATTCAATGGTATATATGAGAGAGCTCCTCTTTGGTATCATTTGAGAAGGTTGGCTATGCACATCACAGGACCTTGGGCCATTGCTGGGGATTTCAATTGTGTTTTGGCTGCCACTGAGAGAGTTGGAGGGAACACTGCTTCCACTGAAATTGAACCGTTTAGAACATGTGTAGAGGACTGTG TTCTAAACATACCCAAGGCAATAGATGCTTTAAATACTTCAACATGTGGGGTGGATCAAAGAATTTTAAGCCTACAGTCAGAAGTTCTTGGGATAGGACTATTGCAG AAGAAAGTTCAGGAGATGCAGGAGAAGCTAGGTAAGGATCCATCTAATGTACAGCtcattaatgatgaatatgaagCTTCTAATGAGTTAAGGGAGAAGTATGCAGCTCGTGCTAGTTTTCTAAGCCAGAAGGCTAAACACCAATGGGTTCAGCAGGGAGATACTAATAGCTCATACTTCCATGGATTACTTAAGAAGAGGAGAAATAGGAATACGATAGTACAGATTGAGGACATGAATGGTAAGATTTGCAATAGCCCTGATCAAATTCATACAGCTTTCTTGGATTATTATCAGCATTTGCTTGGTACTAGTCAGGAAACTAAGAAGCTTCACAGGAAGATCATTGATCAGGGATAA